TCGAGGGCGTGACGCTGCGCTCGCAGTACGAGACGCTCCAATATCTGCGGACGCTGGGCTTTCCGGTCAATCCCGACATTCGCCGCCTTGAAGATTTCGACGAGGTGATCGCCTACTGCGAAGAGTGGATGTCGCGCCGCGACTCGCTGCCGTACGAGGCCGACGGCGTGGTGATCAAGGTCGATAGCTTTGGGCAGCAGCGCGAGCTGGGCGTGGTCGCGCGCGAGCCGCGCTGGGCCACGGCCTTCAAGTTCCCGGCGCGCGAGGCGACGACCACGCTGCGTGAGATCGTCGTCTACGTCGGGCGCACCGGCAAGCTCAACCCGAACGCGGTGCTGGAGCCGTTCAATCTTGGCGGTGTGACTGTCGCCAACGCGACGCTGCACAACGAGGATTATATCGTCAGCCGCGATATTCGCATCGGCGATCGGGTCACGGTCAAGCGCGCGGGCGATGTGATCCCCCAGGTGGTTGGGCCGATCGTCGCGGCGCGGACCGGAGCCGAGCGGCAGTGGCGCATGCCCGCAACCTGCCCGTCGTGCGGTACGCCCGTGGTGCGCCGCGAGGGCGAGGCCGATTATCACTGTCCCAACCGCTACTGTCCCGAGCAGATCGTGCGCTCGGTGGAGCACTGGGTCAGCCAGGGCGCGATGGATATTGTCGGCATGGGCGAGCGGCAGGCGCGGCAGTTTGTCGAGCGCGGGCTGATCAAAGATGTTGCCGATCTCTACACGCTGACTGCCGAGGCGTTCGCCGACATCGAGGGCTACGGACCGAAGCGGATCGCCAACCTGCTGGCCGGGATCGAGGCGTCGAAGCACCGCCCGCTCCACCGGCTGATCTCGGCGCTGGGCATTCCCAACGTCGGCAGCACGCTGGCGGTGACGCTGGCGCGGCATTTCCGCTCGCTGTCGGCGCTGGCCGATGCGTCGGCGGAGCAACTGGAGACGATCGACGGGATCGGGCCGCACGTGGCGCAGAGCATCGCGCGGTACTGTGGAGAGCCCGACAATCGCGCGCTGATCGAGAAGCTCAAGCAGGTCGGCGTCCAGACCGAAGATACGCAGCCAGCGCAGCAGATCGCGGCTGATGGCCCGCTCAGCGGCAAGACGCTGGTGATCACCGGCACGCTGGAGACGATGACCCGTGAGCAGGCCGGGGAGCGCATTCAGCAGGCTGGTGGGAAGCTGGGGAGCGGCGTCACCAAAAAGACCGATTATCTGGTGGTTGGCGCTGAGCCGGGCGGCTCGAAGTATACCAAAGCGCAGCAGCTTGGCGTGTCGATCCTGGATGAGGCCGCGCTGTTGCAGCTTTTGGAGCAAACACCGGCTGCCGATTCGGAGCCAGCCGCCGCGCCATCGGAGCAGCCGCAGAGCCAGCTCAAGCTGGATCTCGAAGCGTAGCGCCGGGGCGATGGCCCGTAGCTTGCTGCACTGATCGAGGCATCGCAGGCATAGGCATGCTGTGCCGACGAGGTTAATGCGCCGTCAGGCCGGGGGTTGTGGGGGTTGTCCCCCACGTATCCTCGATTCCAGAGCTGAGACATAGCCGGGATTTCCCCGTGTCTTGAGGATGCGATGAAGGAGGATGCGATGAGCCAGAGAGAGTCGCGACAACACCAGGAGCATTCCCACGAACAGCATTCCCACGAGCCTTCGCCGCTCACGATGCCGCCTGCTCGTCTGCGTGAGCCGTCGGCGGATGATCTTGAGATCGATGTCTCCGATCCAGCCTACGACCTGGCCCTTGACGATAGCGAGCGGACCCGCGAAGATGCGGAGGCGCTGAAAGATTAATCGCTAGCACAATCATCGTCGATGGGGCTGGTACGATCGTGCCGGCCCCATTGTCATTGGTTGGGGGTGTGTCCTTGTGACATTCGGGCACAAACCCAGACCCTTGAACAATACCGTACCGCCCTGCCGAAGCCTCGTTGGTTCCATGCATCCGTTCTACGGGCTGTGGTATCATCCGCGACGATGAAAGTTGGCTTTGTTATCGACGATCACATGGCGCGGCCCGGCGGCGTGCAGGAGTACGTGCGCGGGCTATATCACTACCTGCGCGCCCACGGCCACGAGGCGGTGATCTTTTCCAGCGCGGGCGGCCAGCCCCAGGCCGATCTCCGGCTGATCCCGCTTGGCGCTGCGCTGCCGCTCAGCGGCAGCGGCTCATCCACGTCGATCCCGATCACGCTGGCTGCTCCCGCACGGCTGCGGCAGCTTCTCGCGCGCGAAGCCTGCGATGTGCTGCATGTGATGGCCCCCTACTCGCCGACGCTGAGCGGGCGGCTGCTGGTCCAGTCGCGGACGGCGCATGTGCTGACCTTTCTGGTCGCGATCGAGCCGGGGCCGTATCGCTCCCTGCTGGGCCTGCTGGCGCGGCTTCAGCGCCGCTCGCTACGGCGGTTCCACGCGCGCATCGCTATCTCGGAGACGGCAGCCGAGACGGCGCAGGCGCTCTACGGCGGTCACTACGATCTGGTGCCGTGTGGCGTGGATACCGACCGCTTTACGCCCGATGTCGCGCCGCTGCCGAGTCTGCGCGATGGCTGCGTCAATCTGCTGTACCTGGGGCGGCTGGAGCAGCGCAAAGGCGTCGCGCATCTGGTGCGGGCGTTCGCCCGTCTGCAACGGCAGTATCCCAATCTGCGGCTCGTGATCGGCGGTGACGGGCCGGAGCGCGCAACGCTGGGACGATTGGTGCAGGAGCACGCTCTTGAGCGCGTTGTGTTTCTGGGCTACGTGCCGTCCGCCGATCTGCCACGGCTATTCGCGTCCGCCGATCTCTTTTGCGCTCCCGCGACCTACGCCGAGAGCTTCGGCATCGTGCTGATCGAGGCGATGGCGGCGGGCCTTCCGATCGTGGCGGCGGCTAATGCCGGATATGCCGGGCTTCTGGCGGCGCATCCCGGCAACCTGCTCGCACCCCCCGGCGACGATCGCGCGCTGGCAGGAGCGATTGCCAGCCTGGTCGAGCATCCGGCGTATGCACAAAGCGTCGGTGCTCGTAATCGGGCTGCGGCGGAGCGGTACAACTGGCGTACCGTCGGGCAGGCGGTGCTCGACGTGTACGAGCGTGTACGCGCCGAGCGCCGGAGATTCGATCGCGCTATCTGATACGTAGCTCATCATGAATCTATGTGCTGCCTGTGTCTCGCGTCTCAGGTATACAGACGCGATCCCTGATGTTTTTTGGATCTACCTGTGAGATAATAGTCATACTTTCTTCTTGATCTATTCTTTTGCCGCGTGAAAGGGAGCGTGCGATGGATCGCTTGCGCGTTTTGATCGCCGAGGATGATCCGCTTGTCGCTGTGACATTGTCGGATCAACTGACTGAGCTGGGACATAATGTGGTCGCGGTCGCGAGCGATGGCGAGGAGGCGGTCGCAATGGTGCAGCAGGAGCGGCCCGACATTGCGATTCTGGATATCAAGATGCCGAATCGCGATGGCATTAGCGCCGCCGAAGAGATCAGCCGTGAGTTCGATATTCCGATCTTGATGCTGACCGCTTATAGCGAGCGTCCGCTGGTGCTGCGCGCCGCCGAGGCCGGGGCGCTGGCCTACTTGCTCAAGCCGGTTGCCGCCGAAGAGCTGGGAGCGTCGCTGCGGCTGGCGCTGGCTCGGCATAAGGACAAAGAGGCGCTGCGCAGCGAGGTCGAGCGGCTGGAAGAAACGCTGGCCGAGCGCCAGACGATCGACAAGGCCAAAGCGATCTTGATGCAGCGTGTGGGCCTGAGCGAGAACGATGCGTACTCGCGCATGCGCCAGCGCGCGCGCGAGAAGCGCGTCAAGATGGTTCAGGTCGCGCAGACGATTATCGCCGCCGAAGAGTTTTTGTCGGGCTAGACGAGCCTCGCCCCCCAAAGAGACGATCTGCTGAAAGCTGTACTTATTTCCTATCTTTGATTGGCTTGAAGGCGGCCCCGCCGGGTATGTCGGTGGGGCCGTTTTTTGTAGCAGCTCCGTGCGCGGCTACCGTCCGAGCCGCCCGCTTTCGATCCGCGTCGGCGGATGCGCCGCGATATACTCTTGCAGAAAGTCGCGGAACATGCGCGCCGCGACGGGCAGGTAGCGCCCGGCGTGCCACACCGCCTCGACCGTCCAGCTCGGCGCTGCCCTCAGCGGCACGATCGCGGGCCGCAGCCGCCCCCACTCGTGCAGCGCCAGCCCCGGCAGCAGCGATACGCCCAGCCCAGCCGCTACCAGGCCGCGCACCGTCGCCAGGTCTTCGCCCTCGACGGCGATGCGCGGCAAAAATCCCACCCGCTGGCAGGCCGCCTCGATCACCCGGCGTAAGCCCGATCCGCTTCGGACCAGCACAAACGGATCGGCGGCGAGATCTTGAAGGTCGATCGCCGCGTGTTCGGCGCAGCGATGATCGGGCGGCAGCGCCGCGTGTAGCTCCTCGATCAGCAGCGGCGCGCTCGCCAGCTCTGCCATCTCGTGGCTGTAGGGCAGCGCTGTGGCGATGCACAGCTCGATCTCGCCCGCCTGAAGCCAGCGCAGCATCTCCAGCGTTGTGCTCTGGCGCAGCGTGAACTGCACGTCTGGATAGCGCGATCGGTAGGCGGCTAGTGCCTCCGGCAGCAGATCCGCTCCAACTGCGGGCATGAACGCCATCCGAACATGGCCGTGCTCCGGCCCCAGCAGATCGCGTACAGCCTGACGACCGGCCTCGAACTGATCGAAGCCGCGCTCGACATATTGTAAAAACGTCTCGCCGACCGCCGTCAGCCGCATGCCGCGCTTCGAGCGATCGAACAGCGGCGCGCCCAGCTCGTCTTCGAGTTTCTGGATCTGCCGACTGAGCGAGGGCTGTGTGATGTATAACTTCCTGGCCGCCCGTGTTACATTGCCCTCTCTGGCAACCACACGAAAACACTCAAGCTGGCGTAGTTCCACCTGATCTGCCTCCACATCGAAGGCGCATTATAGCGTACGCGCATGAATCACGTCGCATCGATAGCCGCCGCTCCCGCTCCCGACGTGCTATAATACCTCTGCATCCTGGTTGGAGGCAGAGGAAGGCATAGCTGTATGGCAGAAAACGGAGCAAATCGTCGGTGGGATGAGCTGGAACGGCGTGGTGTGACACGGCGCTTTGTGAAGGGTGCTACCATTTACATGCCCGATGAGCCCGCGACGGAGCTGTATGTGATCAAAGAAGGCCGGGTTGCGCTCAACCTGCTCTCGTCCGAAGGCCGCACGCTGACCGTGCGCGTCGTCAGAGCCGGCGACATTTTTGGTCATGCGGCGCTGCTCTCCGACGGCGCCTTCGATACCTTTGCCCAAGCGCTGCGCCCGACAACCGTT
This window of the Herpetosiphonaceae bacterium genome carries:
- a CDS encoding response regulator; this encodes MDRLRVLIAEDDPLVAVTLSDQLTELGHNVVAVASDGEEAVAMVQQERPDIAILDIKMPNRDGISAAEEISREFDIPILMLTAYSERPLVLRAAEAGALAYLLKPVAAEELGASLRLALARHKDKEALRSEVERLEETLAERQTIDKAKAILMQRVGLSENDAYSRMRQRAREKRVKMVQVAQTIIAAEEFLSG
- a CDS encoding glycosyltransferase family 4 protein, with translation MKVGFVIDDHMARPGGVQEYVRGLYHYLRAHGHEAVIFSSAGGQPQADLRLIPLGAALPLSGSGSSTSIPITLAAPARLRQLLAREACDVLHVMAPYSPTLSGRLLVQSRTAHVLTFLVAIEPGPYRSLLGLLARLQRRSLRRFHARIAISETAAETAQALYGGHYDLVPCGVDTDRFTPDVAPLPSLRDGCVNLLYLGRLEQRKGVAHLVRAFARLQRQYPNLRLVIGGDGPERATLGRLVQEHALERVVFLGYVPSADLPRLFASADLFCAPATYAESFGIVLIEAMAAGLPIVAAANAGYAGLLAAHPGNLLAPPGDDRALAGAIASLVEHPAYAQSVGARNRAAAERYNWRTVGQAVLDVYERVRAERRRFDRAI
- the ligA gene encoding NAD-dependent DNA ligase LigA, with protein sequence MTSPAILDRITTLRNDIHQHNYRYHVLDDPTISDAEYDALLRELRELEAAHPELVTADSPTQRVGAPVAERFAKVQHPQPMLSLSNAFDRSDLLAWRDRVVKLLGADTSIAYVVEPKIDGLAMAITYDQGRLAVAATRGDGFIGEDVTANVRTVKSVPLTLRGDGSIPQRIEVRGEIYMRIADFERLNEQQAANGEKVFANPRNGAAGSLRQLDSTITASRPLRFFAYGVGPVEGVTLRSQYETLQYLRTLGFPVNPDIRRLEDFDEVIAYCEEWMSRRDSLPYEADGVVIKVDSFGQQRELGVVAREPRWATAFKFPAREATTTLREIVVYVGRTGKLNPNAVLEPFNLGGVTVANATLHNEDYIVSRDIRIGDRVTVKRAGDVIPQVVGPIVAARTGAERQWRMPATCPSCGTPVVRREGEADYHCPNRYCPEQIVRSVEHWVSQGAMDIVGMGERQARQFVERGLIKDVADLYTLTAEAFADIEGYGPKRIANLLAGIEASKHRPLHRLISALGIPNVGSTLAVTLARHFRSLSALADASAEQLETIDGIGPHVAQSIARYCGEPDNRALIEKLKQVGVQTEDTQPAQQIAADGPLSGKTLVITGTLETMTREQAGERIQQAGGKLGSGVTKKTDYLVVGAEPGGSKYTKAQQLGVSILDEAALLQLLEQTPAADSEPAAAPSEQPQSQLKLDLEA
- a CDS encoding LysR family transcriptional regulator, whose product is MELRQLECFRVVAREGNVTRAARKLYITQPSLSRQIQKLEDELGAPLFDRSKRGMRLTAVGETFLQYVERGFDQFEAGRQAVRDLLGPEHGHVRMAFMPAVGADLLPEALAAYRSRYPDVQFTLRQSTTLEMLRWLQAGEIELCIATALPYSHEMAELASAPLLIEELHAALPPDHRCAEHAAIDLQDLAADPFVLVRSGSGLRRVIEAACQRVGFLPRIAVEGEDLATVRGLVAAGLGVSLLPGLALHEWGRLRPAIVPLRAAPSWTVEAVWHAGRYLPVAARMFRDFLQEYIAAHPPTRIESGRLGR